AATGCAGCGCATGGTCGTCGACGATATCACAGATGGCACGGATCTCGACGCCGGCAATTCGCAGGAGATTTCGGACGTGCGACGTTCCCTGTCCACCAACGCCTACGAATCCTATTCGCACCGTCTCCATTGGTGGTGCGGCAAGTAGTTGTTGTGGCGCCGGTCCGATATCTGGTGTGTGTAACACGCGGACCTGCGGCCGACCCGGGCCGGGCGTCTTGCACGCGGCCAGCGGCCCGGCGGCCATCCCGACTCCGACACTGAACGCCCCGGTCTTCAGAAAGTCACGCCGGGTTACGCCCGATTCCCTTCGTATTTGCGGATCTGGTTTGTCCATGGTTGGATTTGGTTTGAGGGAGATCTCACGCCGACAGCCAGAAGGCGGCCGGGCCCGGTGAGCTCAGGAAGAAGATGGATCGAGCACCTGCGTCCGGTTTGGCGTCACGGTACGAGGCGGCCCACGTGTCTACGAACTCGCCCGCTCGATCCTCATGAATCAGTGCCCACACCGAACCTCCGAACCCGGCGCCGAATGCCGACGCCGCGACGGCACCCTGATCACGGGCTGAGCGCACGAGCAATATGGTCTCGTCTGTTTGATTCTGCAGGAGACTTTCCGCGAGCTGCTGTGACCGATCGACAAGTTCTGTGAAGCGATCCAAGTGATGCTCTTCAAGCGCGTCGACGGCTGCGGGCAAAATCAGATTGTTTTCGTGGTGAAAGTGGTCAAGCCGGTCGGTGAGCTGGCGCACGGTGTACCGGTCGGACGGACACTCGCGGAT
The window above is part of the Rhodothermales bacterium genome. Proteins encoded here:
- a CDS encoding galactokinase, which produces HEAVAIPEHHVFAVGFCGRHAAKTGAVLDRYNYLSDSTAAVAAAWRLAMDRDEAHLGAISAIPGYSRTEVALAIRECPSDRYTVRQLTDRLDHFHHENNLILPAAVDALEEHHLDRFTELVDRSQQLAESLLQNQTDETILLVRSARDQGAVAASAFGAGFGGSVWALIHEDRAGEFVDTWAASYRDAKPDAGARSIFFLSSPGPAAFWLSA